ATGGGCCGTGGCTTCCTGGATCCCCGTGTTGCCGGCGGTGAACTGCGCACCGCGCAGAATGTTGCCGCCGCCGATCACGATAGCGATTTCCGCGCCGTACTGCGCGGCCTGCACCGTCTGTTCGGCGATGTGCCGGACTTCTGTCATGCTGATGCCGCGCTCGCCCGCGTGGACGAAGCTCTCGCCGGAAAGCTTCAACACCACGCGGCGATACTGCGACGCGCTGCGACCTGATCCGTCATCGGCCATGGGTACTCATCTCGCGCTGACTGCCTGCTGTAGCCGAGGTCTGTGACCTCGGTCCGAGATCCTCATCGTCGTCCCAGGCAACCGGCCTCACAGTGGCCGGCTACAGAAGACGCTACGAATCTAGCCCTTCGCCAAATCCCAATGCACGAACCGGACGAGCTTCATGCCGCTGGCCTTGATGTAGGCGCCAACGGACTGCTTTTCGTCCTTCACGAACGGTTGTTCCATCAACACCTTCTCGGCGAAGAAATTCTTCATCCGGCCTTCGACCATCTTTTCCAGGATGTTCTCCGGCTTGCCTTCCTTGCGGGCGGCTTCGAGCAAAATCTCCCGCTCCTTGGCAACCAGCGTGGCGTCCAAGTCTTCCTTGGAAACCGACGACGGGCGCATCGCCGCGACGTGCATGCTGACGTCCTTGGCGAGCTCGGCAGTGCCGCCCTCAACTTGCAACAGCACCGCCACCTTGGCATTGTGATGGACATAACCGCCACACGTGCCGTCGATGCGGACCACGCGGCCCAGCTTGATGGCTTCGCGGATACGATTGATGATGTCATCCAATTGCTGCTGGAGCGTCATCTCAGACTTGCTGGGCGACGGCTGCTTGAGCAGTTCCTCGGCTGTCTTGGCGCCGGGGCCCAGCGCGAGTTGCTTGGCGCAGGCGTTCGCGAAGTCGGTGAGGTCCGGACCGCCGGCCACTGGGGCGCTCTCACAGAGCACTTCGACCATCGCGCCGACCTTCTTGGCAAGGTCCGTGTGAATGGCGATGCGACCTTCCGTGGTTTCGCGCCCCACACGCGACTCCGCGGTCTTAATTCCTTGCTTACGCAGTTGCTCGACGGCGGCGTCTTGGTCTCCGCCGGACTCCGTCAAAGCCTTCTTGCATTCCATCATCGGCAGCCCGGTCTTTTCCCGGAGCGCCATCACGGCAGCGGCGGTGATTTCGGCCATGTTCAAGTTCTCCCGTTCTTGCGTATCTGTTCGCTGGCGATTGTGTTCGTGAATTTGCCAAAACGATCGCGCATCGTCGCGCAGTTTTTTGCGGCCTATCGATGCCGGAAGGCGGCGGCCGCGTCTTGGACGCCGCTTCAAGCCGGAAACTCGACCGAGAATACCCGATCGG
The nucleotide sequence above comes from Planctomycetia bacterium. Encoded proteins:
- the tsf gene encoding translation elongation factor Ts; this translates as MAEITAAAVMALREKTGLPMMECKKALTESGGDQDAAVEQLRKQGIKTAESRVGRETTEGRIAIHTDLAKKVGAMVEVLCESAPVAGGPDLTDFANACAKQLALGPGAKTAEELLKQPSPSKSEMTLQQQLDDIINRIREAIKLGRVVRIDGTCGGYVHHNAKVAVLLQVEGGTAELAKDVSMHVAAMRPSSVSKEDLDATLVAKEREILLEAARKEGKPENILEKMVEGRMKNFFAEKVLMEQPFVKDEKQSVGAYIKASGMKLVRFVHWDLAKG